The sequence GTATAGCACATTAGCATTTCATAAATCTAATTCTATGATCCATTTAATAACTCATGAGGTTTATTTAAGATGCGATTTAAGTTGTGGTTAACTAGTTTTTATGAGAGGATAATTACTCGATCTATATTTAAAAGCTTTTTCCTATCTTACAATCAACCATGGGCCATTATAAAGAATAAAGATTATTTTCACATacaacaaaataaatcaaaatattaacgaatataataaaatatcacggATGATTGGATATTTTACCATATAAACACATCTTGAGTTACACACTaagaattgaatcattatgaGCTCATAGTGACAGCATCTCTTTTGAGGAAGTTGGATTTTGAGAGAATTATAGAAGGGTAGAAATTATATGGCACTGGGGAAAGAGGTCTTAAATAAATGGAAATAATGGGGGCATGGACAAGTAAACAATATGACACTTTTTATGTATTTTGGTCCTATAAAAGCAAAGCTATTGGATAATCAGATGACTATAATTAGTTCTTTTGATGGGTGATGATGTTGTCTTATTGTAGGGTAGTGATTTTATAGGTTTGTTTAATGTCAACTTTATTGAAGGATATGGaatctattattttaattatatgaaTATGACTTGTGAGTTCCTAAGTTCTAATAGATTTAACCATAAAAGAGATGCTAAAACTTATCTTGTGATTTTCATTAcattattttatgtttaattataTGCTATTCTGCCTTTTTCTTATCTTAGGATTACATAGGAATAACATCACTTCCTCCTCTAAAGAGATAATacccaaaaaaaataaaaaattctttGTCTTAATTAGGGGGAAaccaaatatttaaaatttaggtTAGGTTTAGTCTCTTTTTGAAAGGATGGTTTGGCTCGTTAATTTGGCCTGAACTTTACAAACTTACACGGTTAAAGTTGGCGCATTTATCAAAAAACATTATCTTCATTCTATTTCTCTCTCACACGTAAAAAATGAGattaatatttaaaacaaaCTTACTGATCTGGAATCTCATTGTAAACTAATTaagaattttcaatttaaatctgatttaacttttcaagtgactaaatttgaaaataagtcattgtgaaaaaaataattttgtagCAACCACTcataaaaataactttttgaAAGGAAACGagtttatatgaaataaattagtttaatttttcaagtgaagtttgaaaataagtcattttggaaaaagaaattgaacCGCTTATAATAACTATTAAAGAAAAGAGtttatgaaataaattgatttggaaagaaaatcaaattttagaaaaatgatcGGTCCATCTCTTCATTATTTAtacataaaattttaataataactTCATTTTCTCTACCTCACTTCCACCAATATGGTTGTCGCTGCTTACCACCATTCAAGCATCTGACCTCCTTTATCGGTTACCACCACCAATTCCAACGACCACCTCCGGCTACGAACTTTGAAGATTAACGTGGTTAGCCAACTCCAATGACCCACGCTCCAGCAATAACCACCTACTGACATCCAACTCTATTGACTAATTACACCAATCATATGCTTACAAAAACTAGACCAATCAAATTGTTTTTACCTATGACCAATCATATGCTTATAGTAATTTGATATTAATAGAAAAATGTTCAGTACATAGCAAACCAATTaaacttttaatatatatatatatataaaagaatctTCTGTAACCAAACACgtgaatatttttatttcaagttgattttattaaataaatttaaatgattttttttttgaagaacactttttttttctcaattaatcTAAATGTGCCTAAAGCAAAAATATAAGGAAATTTCAAAATTGGATGAAATTATGAAAacagtaaaaaaataaactggAGAATCAAGATAATACCAAAGCTAATGATCGAAAAAACGACATGAGTAATGAAAAGAGAACATAACGCCTACATTTGGGGGGTCTTGAACCCGCCGGAAGAGATCTATTATTGAGTATAAAAAAGATTCATAACTACAAGTTTCTTATCAGAATTAATTCTCTGTAAATACTAAACAAACTTATATCGAACGATCTAGATTTACTAAGGAATCTCCCCTAGATTGGCTGCTTCATGATTCAGTCTTATATCACATTGTAAGGCTCTCCCTGAGTTGTGATACTTCGGTACTATGTTTGTTGTTAGGCTCTCCCTAACACCTATGATCTCTTCACTTCAATGCTCTATTTAGTCATTAACTTGGTGCACAACACCGCACCGTGCACATACATAATATGTATCAAGAACTCACCAACAAGTCGAACAAGATTAGTTTCTACATGAAGAATTTGTCTTCCTAAATGTCGATTATTTCACTCGAAAAAAAGGTTGGTTACAACATGACAGAAACCACATATAAATACAATTACCCTCTGAGGACAAAACCGTGAGAAACAGCAACACAACTTATAGTGTTAGAAAAGGATTATGACAAAATTCTGAGAAACAGCAACAAATTCTAACGTCTAAAAAGGATTGAATCTTCCATTATCTTTCAGTTgattaaaaacattttaaacaAATCAAGAATAAACTAAATGAAATATGTTCGACAAATAAAACATAACAGATCGAAGAATTCgaaaagaatcaaaatattaTTCCAAAACAAACTCaaaggtttgttttaaactgcTAGTCCAAATCCAAATCAAAATTTGGGCATAGAATCTAACATTTAtcttcatttaaatttgaatattcCAAACTTTATCTCAaatagttttttctttctcaaaaaaGTTCAAATTCAAGCTGCCTAAAAGTTGGATTTCAAATTAACAAATTTTGCTAAACAAATTTGAGTGAATTGAAAATACaaccaaataataatatatataggAAAATTCAAATCCTTACTTAAAATTTTGATTCAAATTATacttaaaaataagaaaaaactaaatatacaaatttcaaatttctaaatttcaacaaaacgtcgtaaaatacattatttttatttaattagttcAATGTATTAATCAACATAATTAATTTCTcaaactaatttttaaaattaataataattgaatCAACGGTCCAAACATCtctttaattttactttttttctttgttttggttGAACCTTagattatgaatttttatttattagcATAAGGATGAGGTTATGAATATGTAAGCTATATGTTAATGAAAGCAAAAACAACAAATGGTTTCAAAATTATGTGAGAATGACTTGTGTGGTTATCTTCCAAAATCTCTCCCAATCCCTATAGCCTCAATTTTGGACTTTTCCCTCATTTTCCACTACACATTAAAACATTATCTAAATTCAATTGGTCACATCTGAAAGAAGCACTTGAAAGGGGCCTTATatgtataaatttaattttccaCCACAACAAgctaatttaatttattttatgtgTTGATTAAGATGATTAATCATATTTGGAAATTTTGAAGTTTCTTATTTACGCTTCATTTCATTTAGGGAGGAATATAATTAAAaagtatttacaaatataacaaaatgaataaaTATGTCTATTTAAGAAAATATGCGAGAGGGTCGTCAATACTtttatttctcatttttttctcttttttgtgaATATGtgtttataatatttattttaaatattcctttccctttttccatcaaaagcaaaataataataataataataattgagaaCTTCAAGTGTTTGGAAGAATGTTTAGGTCTCTTATTTGGGTCCAAAAGAATCTTTTTCATCTTTAGTAagatatataattattaagtttAGTGGAGATGATAATGATTTGAAGTGTGAAGAATACAAAGGATGATTAAATTTCAATCATTTAACCTATaataagtaattaattaatacgTCACACTTCATTTTCAACCCGTTTAAAAAAATGTTCCAatttaatggattaattagaaCATTTATGATATAGTTTACCTTATTTCAAATGTTCTTTGTTACAAATCATGTTGTATATCAATTTAGATGTATTGGCCGtaacattaatttattttaataaattcatttatatgaatTTGTAAAATGAACTCAAATGCCAATTTATTTAACACCACAATTTGATGAATAGACATTCTTGACATTAgctaaaaagaaagggaaaaaaaaatcctaaatttgatggtggaattagtcaagatgaaTAGGCAAATCCTTGTGTAGCATCTTCAGAAAAAACCCGGTTCAAGAGCATTGCCAACCGGACCCCACCTTGAGCTAATCGTTCCATCACAATGGGCAACCTCGAATCGAAGTAATCCTCTGTGGACAAATCACATCAGTTAGGGATTTCATTATCCTCTGATTAATTAGTAACActattttaatgattttgaaaAACTAAATTATCGAATTATAAGATCAATTAATTTCTAGTAATTTAAcatgatttttttattataatagtATGGTTGTCAAATCCCTCAATCAGCAACATAttctctcctttttcttttttctaatcaATTGATGTTGTGGAAACTAATCCAAAGATCGATTACAcatattatatttgaaataatttagGGTTAGATATAATGTAATGAATGACCATGACATTAATTTAAACAATGTTTGATTGATTGGGTTTACCTGATAAAGTAATTCCAGCTTCAACTCCTTCATATGCCCACTTGCAAGCCAAGTCTGTACTCTCCTCAGCCCACCTAATCCACAAATTATCATCGTTATTATTATAATTCCGGACAAAACTCAAAGAAGACATTTACAAAGTATGATacaatttcatattttattcataCTTGTTAACACATGAATTAACTTTAACACAACGCTCCCATGTCGGAACGTCATTGCTCCAAATTCCCTACAAAAATTGAAACTGAATAAGAAACACAATGAACtttgtaatattttaatattataaacGTAATTAAGGAAAGAAAGATAggtatattaattaattacctgAGTCAAATTCCTTTGAAGTTCTTCTAAGAGGAGGCCACCGTCTTTGTCGTAATAATCTGCCAAAGCTGTAAGAATAATGTCCCTATCCCACACCTGCATAggatcatttttcttttcttttattaaattataCGGCAAGAATTAATGAAATAGTTCTCATAAAATTTAAGAACATAGATTGATATTTTATGGTATGTTTTTAGATTAAGATCTTACGTGATGGAGGTTTGACTTGCGGCGGAACCACCGTACTTCTATGGTGTTTCCTCCCTCGTCACTCGCGAACCCAACGTGCAACGGCTGAAattacacacacatatataaaagTTATAATTACATATctcataattaaattaaagcaaTTCAACAAATAAACATTGTTTTGAATAACTTTAGTTTCACCTGATGAATATCCCCAACGAAATGCGAAAGAAAGAGTAACGCCTCGGTCAAGTTATCTACAATAATAAAAATGAGATTAAACAATTTCCATATTACTTGAATAAAATTCGAGTGcatcgggtcgggtcgggtcaCTTACGAGGACTGTCGGAGCCTTGTGTTCTATAGGTTGTGAGCTGAGTGGTGAAATTTCGAATGGCACCCGCGACGCACATGTCCGGCTGTCCGGCGTCGTTATGACAATCCCCTATACGAAAACGGTCACCGTTTTGTTTAATAATCGGAATGAATTTATTTAACCTTAGGGATGGgggaaaaaaaagttttgcTTTACTTTTGTAGACGAAAGAACAAGAGTCGGGGGTGTTGGCGTAGTGAAGGGGACTGGCCCAGCGGTACTTAGACTGGAGGCGGATTTGGTCGGCCCATACGCACATCGCCGATAAGTTTCCGCCGGCACTTTCAGGTAACAGATCTTGAACTGCATCTGCTGCCTCTGGATTCAGTAGCTCCTGAATATGGTTGGATTAATCAAGggaaattattgttttataacCTAAACTTACCCATTGATTGTCCTCttaaatattcaattatgtgtctcaaattttacttttttgtttCAAGTTTTGTTTAGCATGTAGAAATTGAGATAGATCAATGTACAATATCGATTTTCTGATAAATCTTCCAAATTTCAGCCCAAAATCTGTTTTGGTGTTGATTTCTCTTTCAAAACGCATCAGTTTCTTGCctgatatatattttataacttAGGCGAACACATCTAAATCTGATATCTCACCTCTCAACTAATTAAAATGGTCAAGATCTCACTGTATTTACATTTGTTTACCATTTTAACCTAAAGATTTGGAGATCAAATTCATTATATGAACTCCCCAAATGTAGAAGCACTATAAGTACTAGCTCTCTCTGTTTACTGGTAGATGTAGCTAATACGCACGGTTACTGAATCATGCAAACTTCTATGTTGATTCTCTTGTCATTTACATTTTTATGCTTGTTTTATTCGTTGATTTCATAACAAACTTCTTAAACCCCACCCATacaacaaattttttttaaggttaTGAATTTTAAGATACAAAAACTGAATAAAATCGAGACAGTTCGTCAAATTTAAGAGTAAAGTGGCCCTATGTTTTAATACAAATGGTCGAGGCAGAATTCGATCCAAAAtgtcaaatttaattaaaagatCATCAGACAAGAAAAAGTAAGTTACCTGTGCAATTTCACATGTTAGGATATGACCTTCTTTGCTCCATCCTTGAGCACAAGGCAGGACTAGAAGGAATGAAATAAAACTCAACACCACCAAAAATCTAAAAGCCAATTTTCCCATTTTGTTGAGTTTAAAAGAAATGTTTgcacaaaatatatatatctatatatatatatatatatagaaagcGAGGTGATGGTTGAGTACAAGTTATTATGATTGGAATATTGGCACATATTTAAGGTACCATAATCTGAAACTTGCTTAGAGTTGAACGGCAAGCAAGTTGAGGAATTTTTTTTGATGTGCATGAAAGACATGAGGAATACTAAGACCTTTTTCTATGATTTCTAAACTTTCAGATCTGGAGGGGAAATTAATTAGAAAAGGATTGTGTGTGGAAAACGATGACCTCCttattttattctcattatctGGTTTAATTTCTATCCAAACTGATGTTTTATATTACGACAAGCAACGACGACTCTGCTTCAATTCTTTGTTTTTAATCTAATGTTTGTCCCTCAATTATCTGATCTCAGAATAAAGCAATAGCCCTTTGATTTTTTAAACGAAATCATGCAGTGGTCAAATAAAAAGCTGTCATATGgttatttctttttcatttactCTTTTGTCTTTGTTGGAGTGCAAGTAACATATTAGAGGTCAACCAAATTATAGCCACAAATAACCAACTCTTTTGTAAGTTCAGCAACATA comes from Cucumis melo cultivar AY chromosome 12, USDA_Cmelo_AY_1.0, whole genome shotgun sequence and encodes:
- the LOC103486022 gene encoding endonuclease 1 isoform X2; its protein translation is MGKLAFRFLVVLSFISFLLVLPCAQGWSKEGHILTCEIAQELLNPEAADAVQDLLPESAGGNLSAMCVWADQIRLQSKYRWASPLHYANTPDSCSFVYKRDCHNDAGQPDMCVAGAIRNFTTQLTTYRTQGSDSPHNLTEALLFLSHFVGDIHQPLHVGFASDEGGNTIEVRWFRRKSNLHHVWDRDIILTALADYYDKDGGLLLEELQRNLTQGIWSNDVPTWERCVKVNSCVNKWAEESTDLACKWAYEGVEAGITLSEDYFDSRLPIVMERLAQGGVRLAMLLNRVFSEDATQGFAYSS
- the LOC103486022 gene encoding endonuclease 1 isoform X1, with amino-acid sequence MGKLAFRFLVVLSFISFLLVLPCAQGWSKEGHILTCEIAQELLNPEAADAVQDLLPESAGGNLSAMCVWADQIRLQSKYRWASPLHYANTPDSCSFVYKSKAKLFFPPSLRLNKFIPIIKQNGDRFRIGDCHNDAGQPDMCVAGAIRNFTTQLTTYRTQGSDSPHNLTEALLFLSHFVGDIHQPLHVGFASDEGGNTIEVRWFRRKSNLHHVWDRDIILTALADYYDKDGGLLLEELQRNLTQGIWSNDVPTWERCVKVNSCVNKWAEESTDLACKWAYEGVEAGITLSEDYFDSRLPIVMERLAQGGVRLAMLLNRVFSEDATQGFAYSS